In the Grimontia kaedaensis genome, one interval contains:
- a CDS encoding AmpG family muropeptide MFS transporter has protein sequence MSPSSHPTWRETLNSYLDRRLLWVFMLGCASGFPWLLIGSNMSGWLKDAGLTRTAIGLFGSIFAVYAINWMWAPLIDRVKLPLLHRTLGQRRSWILLMQVIMLICTLFIATTDPSFNLWLTSVLAFTIALASATQDIAVDAFRIDSFGEHEKSKMPQAAAMAVIGWWTGYSLPGYFAFINADSIGWNGVYYGMAAFIGLLIFFTLLVGEPDSQRDKLQAEAESRYAKRLNQGESSILVWFSVTIVEPFAEFFRRNGVKVALTLLLFVFLFKIGEAFLGRMSIVFYKEVGFSNEQIGHYSKLIGWGATVVFTLIGSAINVRFGVVKGLLIGGIAMAASNLMFALMAHVGANENLFLATIIVDNFTSAFATIAFVSFLTFLTGRAFSATQYALLASLGNLGRTTLSSFSGSLVDWIEQFEWIHNISWLDPWSFFFILTTIMVIPSLAMIVGLRQHFKKLQDMQKTA, from the coding sequence ATGTCCCCATCTTCTCACCCAACCTGGCGAGAAACGCTAAACAGCTACCTTGACCGCAGGCTTCTTTGGGTTTTCATGTTGGGCTGCGCAAGTGGCTTTCCTTGGCTTCTTATTGGCTCAAACATGTCTGGCTGGCTCAAGGATGCAGGCCTTACCAGAACAGCCATCGGCTTATTCGGTTCTATTTTCGCGGTTTATGCAATCAACTGGATGTGGGCGCCACTAATTGACCGAGTGAAACTTCCTTTACTTCACCGCACTTTAGGTCAACGCCGAAGCTGGATTCTTCTGATGCAGGTCATCATGCTGATCTGTACACTTTTTATCGCCACCACTGACCCATCTTTCAACCTTTGGTTGACCTCAGTACTCGCCTTCACAATTGCGCTGGCTTCTGCCACTCAGGATATCGCTGTCGATGCATTTCGTATTGACAGCTTTGGTGAGCATGAAAAGTCCAAAATGCCTCAGGCGGCGGCAATGGCAGTCATTGGTTGGTGGACAGGCTACAGCCTCCCTGGCTATTTCGCTTTCATCAATGCCGATTCGATTGGCTGGAATGGCGTTTACTATGGCATGGCAGCCTTCATTGGGCTTCTCATCTTTTTCACCCTGCTCGTTGGTGAGCCAGACTCTCAACGTGATAAATTGCAAGCCGAAGCTGAATCCCGTTACGCCAAACGTTTGAACCAAGGCGAGAGCAGCATCCTGGTATGGTTTTCCGTAACCATCGTTGAGCCATTTGCAGAATTCTTCCGACGCAATGGCGTTAAAGTCGCACTCACTCTCCTCCTCTTTGTCTTCTTGTTCAAGATCGGTGAAGCCTTTCTAGGTCGCATGTCGATTGTGTTTTATAAAGAAGTCGGTTTCAGCAATGAACAAATTGGCCATTACTCTAAACTGATTGGGTGGGGAGCCACAGTCGTATTTACCTTGATTGGTAGTGCTATTAATGTGCGTTTCGGGGTTGTGAAAGGGCTTTTGATTGGTGGTATTGCTATGGCCGCCAGTAATCTGATGTTTGCCCTGATGGCGCACGTAGGAGCGAATGAAAACCTCTTCCTCGCGACCATCATCGTAGATAACTTTACCAGCGCGTTCGCAACGATTGCGTTTGTGTCTTTCCTAACATTCCTGACAGGGCGGGCCTTCTCTGCAACGCAGTATGCTTTGCTGGCTTCCCTAGGAAACCTGGGCAGGACAACCCTCTCATCATTCAGTGGTTCGCTTGTCGATTGGATTGAGCAGTTTGAATGGATTCACAACATTAGCTGGCTTGATCCTTGGTCCTTCTTCTTCATTCTCACCACTATCATGGTTATCCCAAGTCTTGCGATGATTGTGGGACTCAGACAACACTTTAAGAAACTACAAGACATGCAGAAAACCGCTTAA
- a CDS encoding outer membrane protein OmpK, translating to MRKSVVALSVLAAAAAVPAQAEYLYGFGGMYADYQVWNQGFGNDNDNFGGDISDRNQAVIGIEGGAGFTWGQIYGFYDYEGVDRGTGDRGASTKGTIHYNLTDSGVSLYAQVYNTDSDAGFHEQNRVIGLGYTGLKGDGWAFTPFIGVHEINTNGISGANGGMAGWVGFYNTNIGSQNFTFSTWGEYEFGRQDAYAAVQGDDWGLNGSVNAMWNITQNWSTGVLYRYTVNKLAREDYQDLMIYRVQYNF from the coding sequence ATGCGTAAATCAGTAGTAGCACTTAGCGTTCTGGCAGCAGCTGCGGCTGTTCCAGCTCAAGCGGAATACCTATACGGCTTTGGTGGCATGTACGCAGACTACCAAGTATGGAACCAAGGTTTTGGTAACGATAACGACAACTTTGGCGGTGACATTTCTGATCGTAACCAAGCAGTGATTGGTATTGAAGGCGGTGCAGGTTTCACTTGGGGTCAAATCTACGGCTTCTACGACTACGAAGGTGTTGATCGTGGTACCGGTGACCGTGGCGCATCAACTAAAGGTACTATCCACTACAACCTGACTGACTCTGGTGTAAGCCTTTATGCACAAGTGTACAACACTGACTCAGATGCAGGCTTCCACGAGCAAAACCGTGTGATCGGTCTAGGCTACACTGGTCTGAAAGGCGATGGTTGGGCATTTACTCCATTCATCGGTGTGCATGAAATAAACACTAATGGCATCAGTGGTGCCAACGGTGGCATGGCCGGTTGGGTTGGTTTCTACAATACCAACATCGGTAGCCAAAACTTCACTTTCTCTACTTGGGGTGAATACGAGTTTGGCCGTCAAGACGCATACGCAGCTGTTCAAGGTGACGACTGGGGTCTTAACGGTTCTGTAAACGCGATGTGGAACATCACTCAAAACTGGTCAACGGGTGTTCTTTACCGCTACACAGTGAACAAACTAGCACGCGAAGATTACCAAGATCTGATGATCTACCGCGTACAGTACAACTTCTAA
- a CDS encoding 2-dehydropantoate 2-reductase has translation MRFTLVGAGAVGTLWGLKLLEAGHQVHFVTRKEESDITLGFEHQSPLVFPCNQPIRIEESDCVLVCVKAFQVLDAIHLIQPYLHPDTPVVLMHNGMGTADAVLQTLDTNPLVLATTSNGALKLSPSILRHTGLGETRLGGANVSGKQCDFLAEVFNHALPSTQWEKDIQAALWQKLAVNCMINPMTALRQCQNGELLSDSLRERLKTLSEEITLVMQAEGLNVTSGDVLQHALQVAKATAENHSSMNRDVHFKRRSEIDFITGYLISRADSYDIAVPENRALYQAIKNLEQSYDHA, from the coding sequence ATGCGTTTTACGCTTGTCGGTGCCGGTGCGGTCGGCACGTTATGGGGATTAAAACTTCTTGAAGCTGGTCATCAGGTTCATTTTGTCACCCGCAAAGAAGAGTCTGACATAACACTGGGATTCGAACATCAGAGCCCACTGGTTTTTCCCTGCAACCAACCCATTCGAATTGAAGAAAGTGACTGTGTTCTGGTTTGCGTCAAAGCCTTCCAGGTGCTGGATGCCATCCATCTTATACAGCCTTATCTCCATCCAGATACCCCGGTAGTATTGATGCACAACGGCATGGGTACGGCTGATGCTGTTCTTCAAACACTGGACACAAACCCGCTCGTGCTTGCCACTACCTCCAATGGCGCTTTAAAACTTTCTCCATCGATATTACGACATACCGGCCTTGGAGAAACACGCCTGGGTGGTGCCAATGTCAGTGGAAAACAGTGTGACTTTCTTGCTGAGGTTTTCAACCATGCTCTACCCAGCACCCAATGGGAAAAGGATATTCAGGCAGCGCTTTGGCAGAAACTGGCCGTCAATTGTATGATCAATCCTATGACTGCACTGCGTCAGTGTCAGAATGGCGAGTTGCTTTCTGATAGCTTGCGAGAGCGCCTCAAGACGTTAAGCGAAGAGATCACTTTGGTCATGCAAGCCGAAGGATTAAACGTGACATCGGGTGACGTCTTACAACACGCGTTACAGGTCGCGAAAGCCACTGCAGAAAACCACTCTTCGATGAACCGGGACGTACATTTCAAACGCCGTTCCGAAATAGACTTTATTACTGGCTACTTGATCAGCCGAGCAGATTCATACGATATAGCGGTACCGGAAAACCGGGCGCTGTATCAAGCCATCAAGAATTTGGAGCAATCCTATGACCACGCCTAG
- a CDS encoding DJ-1 family glyoxalase III has protein sequence MTTPSVLVCLTQGTEEMEAVTVIDVMVRAGFNVTTASAAEDGELTLTCSRGVKLTADIPLVKVADEEFDCIVVPGGVEGAKALGESALVVEMIKQQQCDQKWVAAICAAPALVIEKNQLFPDAYKTCHPAFIDRIPADKQNSRRVFTDHDHKLLTSQGPGTALEFAIEIVYLLAGKDKAREVVEPMVIIPNLHYEKKFA, from the coding sequence ATGACCACGCCTAGCGTATTGGTGTGCCTTACCCAAGGCACAGAAGAAATGGAAGCCGTCACTGTGATTGACGTTATGGTACGTGCTGGATTTAACGTCACCACTGCAAGTGCTGCAGAAGATGGTGAGCTCACTTTGACTTGCTCACGTGGTGTAAAACTGACAGCAGACATTCCACTGGTCAAAGTTGCGGATGAAGAATTTGACTGCATTGTTGTGCCGGGCGGTGTTGAAGGCGCAAAAGCACTAGGTGAAAGTGCATTGGTTGTTGAAATGATTAAGCAGCAGCAATGTGACCAGAAATGGGTAGCAGCAATCTGTGCAGCACCTGCTTTGGTCATTGAGAAGAACCAGCTGTTCCCTGACGCCTATAAAACCTGCCACCCTGCATTTATCGACCGTATCCCGGCAGATAAGCAGAACAGCCGTCGAGTTTTCACTGACCACGACCACAAACTGCTCACCAGCCAAGGGCCGGGTACTGCGTTGGAGTTTGCTATTGAGATTGTGTACTTACTGGCAGGCAAAGACAAAGCCCGCGAGGTCGTAGAGCCAATGGTGATTATTCCCAACCTCCACTACGAAAAGAAATTCGCTTAA
- the thiI gene encoding tRNA uracil 4-sulfurtransferase ThiI — translation MKFIVKIHPEVMVKSESVRKRFTKILETNIRNILKRKSDAMAVFNRRDHIEVSLKNDAERDIALSVLTNTPGIHHVLEVEQTPFTDLHNIYEIVSATVAHQLEGKSFCVRAKRRGNHDFTSIDVERYVGGGLNQDVESARVQLKKPDMVVHLEVDKENVNVVRERFKGQGGFPLGTQEDVLSLISGGFDSGVSSYLHIKRGSKVHYCFFNLGGAAHEIGVQQTAHYLWEKFGSSAKVKFISIDFEPVVAEILEKVDDGQMGVVLKRMFVRAASMVAEKFGIQALVTGEALGQVSSQTLTNLRMIDNVSDTLVLRPLINWDKEDIINLAREIGTEDFAKTMPEYCGVISRNPTIKAERAKLEAEEASFDFSILDKVVYDARIIDIRDIGKLSKEKAPDVELVDEIANGAVVLDIRSPEEEDEKPLEIDGAEVVHIPFFRLATKFGDLDQSKTYLLYCDRGVMSRLQALYLQENGYANVKVYRP, via the coding sequence ATGAAATTTATCGTAAAAATTCACCCTGAGGTGATGGTCAAAAGTGAATCTGTACGGAAACGCTTCACGAAAATTCTGGAAACTAACATCCGAAATATTCTTAAGCGAAAGTCAGACGCTATGGCGGTGTTCAACCGTCGCGACCATATCGAGGTTTCGCTAAAAAACGATGCTGAGCGCGATATTGCACTCAGTGTGCTGACCAACACGCCGGGTATTCACCATGTGCTGGAAGTTGAGCAAACACCGTTTACTGATCTGCATAACATCTATGAAATTGTATCAGCAACGGTAGCACATCAGTTGGAAGGCAAGTCGTTCTGCGTGCGTGCCAAGCGTCGTGGCAATCATGACTTCACGTCTATCGATGTAGAGCGTTATGTGGGTGGTGGTTTGAACCAAGATGTTGAATCTGCCCGTGTTCAGCTGAAAAAACCTGACATGGTTGTGCATCTGGAAGTAGACAAAGAAAACGTCAATGTGGTTCGCGAGCGCTTTAAAGGACAGGGTGGCTTCCCACTGGGTACACAGGAAGATGTGTTAAGCCTGATATCTGGCGGTTTCGACTCCGGCGTTTCCAGCTATCTGCACATCAAGCGTGGTAGCAAAGTTCACTATTGCTTCTTTAATCTTGGTGGCGCAGCACACGAGATTGGCGTTCAACAGACCGCCCACTACTTGTGGGAGAAGTTTGGTTCTTCTGCCAAAGTGAAGTTCATTTCCATTGATTTTGAACCTGTCGTCGCGGAGATCCTTGAGAAAGTTGATGACGGCCAAATGGGTGTCGTGCTTAAGCGCATGTTTGTGCGAGCGGCTTCCATGGTAGCGGAAAAGTTTGGCATCCAGGCATTGGTGACCGGTGAAGCTTTAGGGCAAGTATCGAGCCAGACGCTGACCAACTTACGTATGATCGACAATGTGTCTGACACACTGGTCCTGCGTCCTTTGATCAACTGGGACAAAGAAGACATCATTAATCTGGCTCGCGAGATTGGTACTGAAGATTTCGCCAAGACCATGCCGGAGTACTGTGGTGTGATTTCACGCAATCCAACCATCAAGGCCGAGAGAGCTAAGCTGGAAGCGGAAGAAGCAAGCTTCGATTTTAGCATTTTGGATAAAGTGGTTTACGACGCGCGAATCATTGATATCCGTGATATCGGCAAGCTGAGTAAAGAAAAAGCGCCAGACGTTGAGCTTGTGGATGAAATTGCTAACGGCGCCGTGGTGCTGGATATCCGTAGCCCTGAAGAAGAAGATGAAAAGCCGTTGGAAATTGATGGCGCGGAAGTGGTTCACATTCCGTTCTTCAGACTGGCGACCAAGTTCGGTGATCTGGACCAGAGCAAAACGTATCTGCTCTACTGTGATCGTGGCGTGATGAGCCGACTGCAGGCCCTCTACCTGCAAGAAAATGGCTACGCGAACGTGAAGGTATACCGTCCGTAA